A part of Periophthalmus magnuspinnatus isolate fPerMag1 chromosome 19, fPerMag1.2.pri, whole genome shotgun sequence genomic DNA contains:
- the LOC117387687 gene encoding monocarboxylate transporter 4-like, translating into MGGAVVDLGPPGVKAPDGGWGWAVLIGCFIITGFSYAFPKAVSVFFKELIHEFGVGYSDMAWISSILLAMLYGTGPLCSVLVNKYGCRPVMMVGGLLASLGMILASFATSVIHIYVCTGMITGLGLALNFQPSLIMLNIYFNEKRPLANGLAAAGSPVALCCLSPLGQFFQHQYGWRGGFLILGGLLLNCCACGALMRPLLPPKKSMELETEKVQTKRKLLDFSVFKDRGFIIYTVAASTMVLGLFVPPVFVVNYAKSLNYEDTKSALLLTILGLVDMFARPICGLVAGMKSVRPRCVYLFSFAMIFNGCTDLICSQANTYTGLVLFCVFFGVSYGMVGALQFEVLMALVGTEKFSSAIGLVLLMEAMAVLVGPPGAGRLLDATHQYMHAFLLAGAEVTLSALLLALGNFLCIKTKRTAPSASTEMSVKAVAKDTLHYDEVLTEDEKGDLRGDKEMEKVVEDMEKVEATPAVPVHTDTDVTQS; encoded by the exons ATGGGTGGTGCAGTGGTGGACTTGGGGCCCCCAGGGGTCAAGGCTCCGGATGGCGGCTGGGGCTGGGCAGTGTTGATTGGCTGCTTCATAATCACAGGCTTCTCCTACGCCTTCCCCAAAGCGGTCAGTGTTTTCTTCAAGGAGCTGATCCACGAGTTTGGAGTGGGCTACAGTGACATGGCTTGGATCTCCTCCATCCTGCTGGCCATGTTGTACGGCACAG GCCCCCTGTGTAGTGTGCTGGTCAACAAATATGGCTGCCGGCCCGTGATGATGGTGGGTGGGCTCCTGGCTTCTTTGGGAATGATTCTGGCTTCATTCGCCACCAGTGTCATTCACATCTATGTTTGCACAGGGATGATAACAG GACTGGGTCTAGCTCTGAACTTCCAGCCCTCTCTCATAATGCTCAACATCTACTTTAATGAAAAACGTCCTTTGGCAAATGGGCTAGCAGCAGCAGGCAGCCCAGTGGCGCTGTgctgtctgtctcctctgggACAGTTCTTCCAGCACCAGTATGGCTGGAGGGGGGGCTTCCTCATCCTGGGGGGACTGCTGCTCAACTGCTGTGCCTGCGGAGCCCTCATGAGGCCCCTACTGCCCCCAAAGAAGAGCATGGAGCTGGAAACAGAGAAGGTCCAAACTAAAAGAAAACTGTTGGACTTCAGCGTATTTAAAGACAGAGGATTCATAATCTACACTGTAGCAGCCTCCACCATGGTGCTGGGTCTGTTTGTGCCACCAGTCTTTGTCGTAAACTATGCTAAAAGTCTGAACTACGAAGACACCAAGTCGGCTCTGCTGCTGACCATCCTGGGCCTGGTGGACATGTTTGCTCGGCCCATCTGTGGGCTTGTCGCAGGCATGAAGTCTGTGCGACCACGCTGTGTCTACCTCTTCAGCTTTGCCATGATCTTCAACGGGTGCACTGACCTCATATGCTCTCAG GCCAACACATACACTGGCCTGGTGCtgttctgtgtcttctttggtGTCTCTTATGGCATGGTGGGAGCTCTGCAATTTGAGGTTCTTATGGCTCTGGTCGGGACAGAGAAGTTCTCTAGTGCCATTGGGCTGGTGCTGCTCATGGAGGCCATGGCGGTGCTGGTCGGACCACCTGGTGCAG GTCGTCTGTTGGATGCTACTCACCAGTATATGCATGCCTTTCTGCTGGCTGGAGCTGAGGTCACACTCTCTGCCTTACTCCTGGCTCTGGGAAACTTCCTCTGCATCAAAACCAAACGTACAGCTCCTTCAGCATCTACTGAGATGAGTGTAAAAGCTGTAGCGAAGGACACACTGCATTATGATGAGGTATTGACAGAGGATGAGAAAGGGGATCTGCGAGGTGACAAAGAGATGGAGAAGGTTGTTGAAGACATGGAGAAAGTGGAAGCAACACCTGCTGTCCCTGTTCACACAGATACTGATGTAACACAGTCATAG